The genomic stretch CGTCGTCGGTCACCTGCCGGACCGCAGCGAAGTTGTGGGTGATGAACAGGTACGCGACCTGCGAGCGCTCGCGGATCTCGGCGAGGAGGTTGAGCACCTGCGCCTGGATCGAGACGTCGAGCGCCGCCACCGCCTCGTCAAGGACGAGCAGCAGGGGCTCCGCCGCCAGCGCCTTCGCGATCGCGACGCGCTGGCGCTGCCCCCCGGACAGATGGCGCGGCAGCGACCCGGCGTGGCGCTGGTCGAGGTGCACCGCGTCCAGCAGCTCGGCGACGCGGCGCGCGCGCTCGTCCCGGCTGAGGTCGAAGTGCAGGCGCAGCACCTCCTCGATGGCCGCCCCGACGCGCTGGCGCGGGTCGAGCGACGAGTACGGGTCCTGGAAGACGATCGACACCTCGCGGCCGCGGCGCCGGCGCTCGCGGCCAGAGAACCATCGACCGCCGTGCCGCTCGCGCCCCGCGACGACGATCCGTCCCGCGGTCGCCTGCTGGAGGCCGAGGACGAGCCGCGCGACGGTGGTCTTGCCGGAACCCGACTCGCCGACGATGCCCACGGACCCAGCGGCGGGCACGCGGAAGGAGACGTCGTCGACCGCGACGAGATCCGAGTGGCCTCGCTGCCCCGGCTCGCTCACCCGGTACACCTTGCGCAGCCCCTCGACCGCGAGGACGTCGCCGCTGTGCTCAGTGGGAGCGGTCACCGGCCACCCTCCCTTCCAGCTCCTCGGCCCGCACGCACCGCACGCGCGCCGAGCCGATGTGCGTCACCGGCGGATGCGCGGCGCAGACCGCCTGCGCGTGGCCGCATCGCGGAGCGAACCCGCACCCGGCATCTGCCTCGTAGGCGGCGACCGGCCGGCCGGCCACCGTTCGCAGCCGGTGCGACGAACGCTCCACGCTGGGCCGGGCGTCGAGCAGCGCGGCGGTGTACGGGTGGCGCGGGGCGGTGTGCAGCGCCTCCGACGACTGCTCCTCGACGATCTCGCCGGCGTACATGACCGCGGTGCGGTCGCAGACGGCCGCGGCCAGCTCGAGGTCGTGGGTGACGAACAGCAGCGCGAGCCCCCGCTCGGCGCGGAGGTCCTGGAGGATCGCCATGACCTCGGCCTGGGTGGTCACGTCGAGCGCGGTCGTCGGCTCGTCGGCGATCAGCAGCTCCGGCTCGGCGGCGAGCGCACCGGCGATCATCACCCGCTGCAGGAGGCCGCCCGACAGCTCGTGCGGGTACTGACGCAGCCGCCGCGCCGCGTGCGGGACTCCTACCTCCTCCAACAACACCGTCACGCGGCGCCGGGCCTCGCCGCCGCGTACGTGCTGGTTGGTCCGCAGCGCCTCCGTCAGGAAGTCGCCGATCTGGCGGACGGGGTTCACGTGGGCCGTCGGGTCCTGGAAGATCATCGCCACGCGTGTCGCCCGGTAGCGCCGCAGGTCCTCGCGGCTCATCGCGTAGACCGACGCGCCGTCCGCGCGGATGTCGCCGGCGACCTGCGCGCGCGGCGGCACGAGGCCGAGCATCGCACGCGCCAGCATCGACTTGCCGCCCCCCGACTCGCCGACCAGCGCCACGGCCTCGCGGCGGTCGACCACGAGGTCCACGCCACGCAGGATCGGACGCTGCTGCCCGTCGATCGGCAGCGACAGGCGGAAGTCGCGCACCTCCAGCAGCAGTGGCGCCGGCGTCATCGCAGCTCCTCCTCGCCGATGTCCCCGAGCCGCTGGCCCAGCACGTTCACGGCGACGATCACCAGCACGATCATCAGGCCGGCGCTCAGCGACTCCTGCGGGTAGCCGGAGAGGATGTCCTGCTGCCCGCTGGCCACCATCGCGCCCCAGTCCGCCGTCGGCGGCTGCACCCCGAGCCCTAGGTACGAGAGCGCCGACAGGTCGATCATCGCCTGGCCGAACAGGATCGTCGCGATGCTCGCCGTCATCGGCGCCAGGTTGCGCAGCAGATGCCGCAGCCAGATCGTCCGCACCGGAAGCCCCTGCACCTCGCACGCGGCGATGAAGGGCGCGTTGCGAAGCCGCAGCGCCGGAGCCCGGGTGAGGCGCACGACATACGGCGTGAACCCGATGGCCAGGGCGATGATCGGCGCCACGAGGCCCGCGCCGAACAGCGCGGCCGACATGATCGCCAGCAGCAGGGACGGGAACGCGAAAACGACGTCGAGCGCTCGTGCGATGAAGGCGTCCACGCGGCCGCCGACCCAGACCGACGTCAACGCGATCGCCGTGCCCAAGGTCACCGACGCGACGACCACGATCAGCGGCCCGAGCAGGCTCAGCCTGGCGCCGTAGATGATGCGCGACAGAATATCTCTACCCGTGCTGTCAGTGCCGAGAAGGTGGGCCGCCGACGGGCTCAGCCGCGCGGCCGAGAGATCGGCGACGTTCGGGTCCTGGGGGGCGATCAGGGGCGCGAGGAGCGCGACCAGCACCACCGCGGCGAGGAACCAGATGCAGACGGTGCTCGGCCAGCCCAGGCCGGCCACGCCCCGCCAACGGCGGCGGCCGGCGGCGACTGGGGGCCGCGCCTCGGACTCGATGACGCTCACGAGCGAGCGCTCCGTGCCCGAACCCGCGGATCGAGCACCCCGTACAGGACGTCGACGACCGTGTTGGCCACCACGAACACCGCGACGAGGATGAGCGTGATGGCCTGTACGACGGCGAAGTCGCGCTGCTGCACGCTCTTGACGAGGTACGAGCCGAGGCCTTCGATGCCGAACGCGGTCTCCACGACCACGGCGCCCGAGATCTGCGTCGCGACGACGAGTCCGCTCACCGTCACGATCGGAATCAGGCCGTTGCGGACGATGTGGCGCCGGCGCACGAGCGACTCGGGGATGCCGCGGCTGCGCGCCGTCTCCACGTGCTCGCTGCGCGACTCCTCGCGGATCGAGGTGCGGGTCACGCGCGTCACCACGGACAGCGACACGAGGGCCATCGCGAATGCGGGCAGCGTCATGTGCCACAGCCGGTCGACGAACCCGGAGCCGGCGCCGGACACGGGGAACCAGCCGAGGCCGACGGCGAAGGTCGCGATCAGGAAGATCGCGGCCACGTAGGCGGGGATCGCCTGGCCCGCGGCGGTGACCACCATGATCATCCGGTCGCGCCAACCGCCGCGCAGGCCCGACACGATGCCCAGCAGGATCCCTGGGATCAGGATCAGCAGCGACGCGTAGGTCGCCAGGAACAGCGAGTTCACCGCCCGCTCGCCGAGCAGCCCGGACACCGGCACGCGGAACAGGATCGAGGTACCGAAGTCACCCTGGAGGATGCCACTCAGCCAGACCCAGTAGCGCAGCAGGAAGGGGTCGTCCAGGTGGTACTCGGCCCGGATCGACGCGATCGTCGCCGGGTCGGTCGGCTGGTCGCCCAGTACGAACGCGACGGGATCGCCGGGCGCGATGTAGAGCATCGCGAAGACCACGAAGCTGACCACCAGCATCGTGACCAGCATCCCGACGAGCCGCCAGGCGGTCTGCCCGGCGACTCGCCTCACGGCGTCGCCCGGCGCCCCGGAGCCCGTTTCAGGGCTCCGGGCGCCGTCTTCGACGCTCGCTGCCAGCTCGCCCGCCACCGCGTGCCGCCTACTCGCCTCGCGGTCCGGCCGTCGCCGCCCAGGGGCCGCCGAACTGGCCGAGCTGGCTCGCCGGCGCGCCCGTGACCTTCGGGCCCTGGTAGACCGACCCGCTGATCGCCACGATCGGGATCCAAGGGAAGTCCGGCATGAACTTCGCCTGCGCGTCGATCAGCAGCTTCGCGCGCTGCTCGTGGTCATCCGTCGCCCGCGCCTCGGCGAACTGCCGCGTGACGCCCGGGTTGTCGTACGGCCCGTAGTTGCGCGGACCCCCCGGGACGAGCACCCGATATGCCTGGACGAGCGGGTCGCTGAGTGGCGGCGCCGAGGTCGTGAGAATCGCGTCGGTGCTCTTGCGCAGGCTCGGGTCCCCGAACATGGCCCCGAAAACGGTGTTGGGGACCGCATTGATCTTCACGTTGAGGCCGATCTGCTTCGCCGCGCTCTGGATCGCCGTGCCCGTCTGGACGAACTCCTGCAGTCCTGCGGGGACGGTGATGACGATCTGCTCACCCGGCGAGCCGGCGCTCTCGACGAGCTGCTTCGCCTTGTCGAGATCGACGCTCAGCTCGGGCAGCTGGTCGTAGGCCTGCTGGAACGTGTCGCGGGCATAGCCCCACATCGCCGGCGAGAAGATCGACCGCACCGGCTCCGCGGCGCCCTGGTAGACGGTCTTGGCGACCGCGGCGCGGTCGATCGCGTACGCCAAGGCCTCACGAATCCGGCGATCCCCGAGCGGCCCGTCGTCGCCCACCGGCGCGATGGACATGACCTCCGGGCTCGGGCCGACAGTCAGGGTCCCACCGGACGTGTTCCTCAGCTGCGGGAAGCTCGCCGGCGAGAGCGTGAACGCTCCGTCGACCTCACCGCTGACCAGCGCGCTCGTGAGCAGCGGCGTGTCGGTGATGAACCGGACGTCGATTCGCTGGATGCGGCGCTTGACGTCCGGGTTCCAGTAGTCCTTCGCCGCGTCGAGCGTGATGCCCCGGCCGGTCTTCCAGTCCGTGAGCTCGTAGGGACCCGTGCACAGGGGCGGCCCCTGCGCAGTCCCATAGCGCTTGCCCATACGCTCGACATACGCGGCGCTCTCGACGATGCCGAGCCTGGTGGCCGTCGCGTCGTTGAACAGCGCGTCCGGCTTCTTGAGCTTCACCGTGACC from Capillimicrobium parvum encodes the following:
- a CDS encoding ABC transporter ATP-binding protein, with amino-acid sequence MTAPTEHSGDVLAVEGLRKVYRVSEPGQRGHSDLVAVDDVSFRVPAAGSVGIVGESGSGKTTVARLVLGLQQATAGRIVVAGRERHGGRWFSGRERRRRGREVSIVFQDPYSSLDPRQRVGAAIEEVLRLHFDLSRDERARRVAELLDAVHLDQRHAGSLPRHLSGGQRQRVAIAKALAAEPLLLVLDEAVAALDVSIQAQVLNLLAEIRERSQVAYLFITHNFAAVRQVTDDVIVMRHGAIVERGPTGQILDEPSHPYTQLLRASVPGPGWAPRRALGRVAEVNAP
- a CDS encoding ABC transporter ATP-binding protein, which gives rise to MTPAPLLLEVRDFRLSLPIDGQQRPILRGVDLVVDRREAVALVGESGGGKSMLARAMLGLVPPRAQVAGDIRADGASVYAMSREDLRRYRATRVAMIFQDPTAHVNPVRQIGDFLTEALRTNQHVRGGEARRRVTVLLEEVGVPHAARRLRQYPHELSGGLLQRVMIAGALAAEPELLIADEPTTALDVTTQAEVMAILQDLRAERGLALLFVTHDLELAAAVCDRTAVMYAGEIVEEQSSEALHTAPRHPYTAALLDARPSVERSSHRLRTVAGRPVAAYEADAGCGFAPRCGHAQAVCAAHPPVTHIGSARVRCVRAEELEGRVAGDRSH
- a CDS encoding ABC transporter permease; amino-acid sequence: MSVIESEARPPVAAGRRRWRGVAGLGWPSTVCIWFLAAVVLVALLAPLIAPQDPNVADLSAARLSPSAAHLLGTDSTGRDILSRIIYGARLSLLGPLIVVVASVTLGTAIALTSVWVGGRVDAFIARALDVVFAFPSLLLAIMSAALFGAGLVAPIIALAIGFTPYVVRLTRAPALRLRNAPFIAACEVQGLPVRTIWLRHLLRNLAPMTASIATILFGQAMIDLSALSYLGLGVQPPTADWGAMVASGQQDILSGYPQESLSAGLMIVLVIVAVNVLGQRLGDIGEEELR
- a CDS encoding ABC transporter permease, translating into MRRVAGQTAWRLVGMLVTMLVVSFVVFAMLYIAPGDPVAFVLGDQPTDPATIASIRAEYHLDDPFLLRYWVWLSGILQGDFGTSILFRVPVSGLLGERAVNSLFLATYASLLILIPGILLGIVSGLRGGWRDRMIMVVTAAGQAIPAYVAAIFLIATFAVGLGWFPVSGAGSGFVDRLWHMTLPAFAMALVSLSVVTRVTRTSIREESRSEHVETARSRGIPESLVRRRHIVRNGLIPIVTVSGLVVATQISGAVVVETAFGIEGLGSYLVKSVQQRDFAVVQAITLILVAVFVVANTVVDVLYGVLDPRVRARSARS
- a CDS encoding ABC transporter substrate-binding protein encodes the protein MPWGLVASRQRSIQRRGRMRINPPVAAVCGLLGVVGLVSAGCGTSASEGGGSSSTGTAGGLERSITTAHPTDGTLPSVVWNNNRGEPSTLDWISAQPIEAELPVVCESLRSIAPDGSIGPGLAESIDHPDPVTWVYKLRSGVKFHDGTQMTADDAVFSLRRAAFSDTSTVNELAGTVKQISKTGPFEVTVKLKKPDALFNDATATRLGIVESAAYVERMGKRYGTAQGPPLCTGPYELTDWKTGRGITLDAAKDYWNPDVKRRIQRIDVRFITDTPLLTSALVSGEVDGAFTLSPASFPQLRNTSGGTLTVGPSPEVMSIAPVGDDGPLGDRRIREALAYAIDRAAVAKTVYQGAAEPVRSIFSPAMWGYARDTFQQAYDQLPELSVDLDKAKQLVESAGSPGEQIVITVPAGLQEFVQTGTAIQSAAKQIGLNVKINAVPNTVFGAMFGDPSLRKSTDAILTTSAPPLSDPLVQAYRVLVPGGPRNYGPYDNPGVTRQFAEARATDDHEQRAKLLIDAQAKFMPDFPWIPIVAISGSVYQGPKVTGAPASQLGQFGGPWAATAGPRGE